A region of Astyanax mexicanus isolate ESR-SI-001 chromosome 23, AstMex3_surface, whole genome shotgun sequence DNA encodes the following proteins:
- the LOC103027829 gene encoding UDP-glucuronosyltransferase 1A1 isoform X3, producing MGWPVCRWAPGLLLWACVCPALGERLLVMPVDGSHWLSMKLLVSELARRGHHVLLLIPETSVLIEGSELMRIQRFPVPYSREELSSSLTGFQKDVFQRSPPLTDLLLNVQRLLSFTDMQVIGCEALLYNQTLMEQLKREDFNLLLTDPFLPCGSILADALSLPSVYFLRGLPCGLDLLAAQCPAPVSYVPRFGMGATDRMNFPQRLQNTLMGVVELLLCRVMYRSFDELAARYLNKAVTYHDLLGHGAIWLLRYDFTFEYPKPTMPNMVYIGGINCQKSSGLKEEVEEFVEGSGEHGIVVFTLGSLVQSMPAEKASVFFQAFSQIPQRVLWRYTGELPDHVPENVKLMKWLPQNDLLGHPKARAFITHGGTHGIYEGICHGVPMVMLPLFGDQGDNVHRVASRGVGVVLNIHDITPEMLIDALNTVINESSYKERMVKLSAIHNDRPIEPLDLAVFWTEFVMRNKGAGHLRPAAHDLNWFQYHSLDVIGFLLVVMVIVVMVLIRCCVFCLRRCGRKLQKRKED from the exons ATGGGGTGGCCGGTTTGCCGGTGGGCCCCGGGGCTCTTGCTGTGGGCATGTGTGTGTCCGGCGTTGGGTGAGCGGCTGTTGGTGATGCCGGTGGATGGGAGTCACTGGCTGAGTATGAAACTGCTGGTGTCAGAGTTGGCCAGGAGGGGGCACCACGTTTTGCTGCTGATTCCAGAAACCAGCGTTCTGATTGAAGGGTCCGAACTGATGCGCATCCAAAGGTTCCCCGTCCCATATAGCCGAGAAGAACTCTCCTCCAGTTTGACGGGGTTTCAGAAGGATGTGTTTCAACGCTCCCCTCCACTGACTGATCTGCTGTTGAACGTTCAAAGGTTGCTAAGCTTCACGGACATGCAGGTCATAGGCTGTGAGGCCCTGCTGTATAACCAAACGCTAATGGAACAACTGAAGCGTGAAGACTTTAACCTGCTGCTGACCGATCCATTCTTGCCATGCGGATCCATCTTGGCTGACGCCCTGAGCCTCCCATCCGTCTACTTCCTGCGGGGGTTACCTTGTGGTTTGGATCTTCTTGCTGCTCAGTGCCCCGCCCCAGTCTCCTACGTGCCCAGATTTGGCATGGGCGCGACTGACCGCATGAATTTTCCTCAGCGTCTGCAGAACACCTTGATGGGTGTCGTTGAGCTGCTGCTGTGTCGAGTCATGTACCGCAGTTTCGACGAGCTAGCCGCGCGCTACCTGAACAAAGCTGTGACCTACCACGACCTGCTGGGCCATGGCGCCATCTGGCTGCTGCGCTACGACTTTACATTTGAATACCCCAAACCCACCATGCCGAACATGGTCTACATTGGGGGGATAAACTGCCAAAAAAGTTCCGGCCTGAAAGAA GAAGTGGAGGAGTTTGTGGAAGGATCCGGAGAACACGGCATTGTGGTTTTTACGCTCGGGTCTCTGGTACAATCAATGCCAGCAGAAAAGGCCTCCGTCTTCTTCCAGGCCTTCAGCCAAATCCCTCAAAGA gttcttTGGCGTTACACAGGAGAACTTCCAGATCACGTTCCTGAAAATGTGAAGCTAATGAAGTGGCTTCCTCAGAACGACCTGTTAG GTCACCCGAAAGCCCGTGCCTTCATTACTCACGGTGGAACTCATGGTATCTATGAGGGCATCTGCCATGGCGTTCCTATGGTGATGTTGCCACTCTTCGGTGACCAGGGAGACAACGTGCACCGGGTAGCAAGTCGAGGAGTGGGCGTTGTCCTGAACATCCATGACATCACTCCAGAGATGCTGATTGATGCCCTCAACACGGTCATCAACGAGAGCAG TTATAAGGAAAGGATGGTGAAGCTCTCAGCTATTCATAACGACCGACCCATAGAGCCACTGGATCTGGCTGTCTTTTGGACAGAATTTGTAATGAGAAACAAAGGAGCGGGACACCTGCGACCAGCTGCTCACGACCTAAACTGGTTCCAGTATCACAGTCTGGATGTGATTGGCTTCCTGCTTGTTGTCATGGTGATTGTAGTCATGGTGCTGATTAGGTGCTGCGTGTTTTGTTTACGACGATGCGGAAGGAAACTGCAGAAGCGGAAGGAGGACTAA